One Nomascus leucogenys isolate Asia chromosome 22a, Asia_NLE_v1, whole genome shotgun sequence DNA segment encodes these proteins:
- the KLHL41 gene encoding kelch-like protein 41: MDSQRELAEELRLYQSTLLQDGLKDLLDEKKFIDCTLKAGDKSLPCHRLILSACSPYFREYFLSEIDEAKKKEVVLDNVDPAILDLIIKYLYSASIDLNDGNVQDIFALASRFQIPSVFTVCVSYLQKRLAPGNCLAILRLGLLLDCPRLAISAREFVSDRFVQICKEEDFMQLSPQELISVISNDSLNVEKEEAVFEAVMKWVRTDKENRVKNLSEVFDCIRFRLMTEKYFKDHVEKDDIIKSNPDLQKKIKVLKDAFAGKLPEPSKNAAKTGAGEVNGDVGDEDLLPGYLNDIPRHGMFVKDLILLVNDTAAVAYDPTENECYLTALAEQIPRNHSSIVTQQNQIYVVGGLYVDEENKDQPLQSYFFQLDSIASEWVGLPPLPSARCLFGLGEVDDKIYVVAGKDLQTEASLDSVLCYDPVAAKWNEVKKLPIKVYGHNVISHKGMIYCLGGKTDDKKCTNRVFIFNPKKGDWKDLAPMKTPRSMFGVAVHKGKIVIAGGVTEDGLSASVEAFDLTTNKWDVMTEFPQERSSISLVSLAGSLYAIGGFAMIQLESKEFAPTEVNDIWKYEDDKKEWAGMLKEIRYASGASCLATRLNLFKLSKL; the protein is encoded by the exons ATGGATTCCCAGCGGGAACTTGCAGAGGAACTGCGGCTTTACCAATCCACCCTTCTTCAGGATGGTCTAAAAGATCTCCTGGATGAGAAAAAATTCATCGATTGCACCCTAAAAGCAGGTGACAAAAGTCTTCCTTGCCACAGATTGATTTTGTCAGCTTGTAGTCCTTACTTCCGTGAGTACTTTTTATCTGAAATTGATGAGGCGAAAAAAAAGGAGGTAGTGCTAGACAATGTGGATCCTGCTATACTTGATTTAATCATTAAATACCTGTACTCTGCCAGTATTGATCTCAATGACGGAAATGTGCAAGATATTTTTGCATTGGCCAGCCGCTTTCAGATCCCCTCAGTGTTTACTGTCTGCGTTTCTTATCTTCAGAAAAGACTTGCTCCTGGTAACTGTCTAGCCATCCTAAGATTAGGACTTCTTCTTGACTGCCCGAGACTGGCCATTTCTGCCCGTGAATTTGTGTCTGATCGCTTTGTACAGATTTGTAAGGAAGAGGACTTTATGCAACTGTCTCCACAGGAACTGATCTCAGTCATTTCAAATGACAGCCTAaatgtagaaaaagaagaagcagtATTTGAGGCAGTGATGAAATGGGTGCGAACAGACAAGGAAAACAGGGTTAAAAACCTTAGTGAAGTGTTTGATTGTATCCGTTTTCGCCTtatgacagaaaaatattttaaggatcaTGTTGAGAAAGATGATATAATTAAAAGCAACCCAGACctccagaaaaaaatcaaagttctaAAAGATGCTTTCGCAGGCAAACTCCCAGAACCTAGCAAAAATGCTGCAAAGACTGGGGCTGGTGAGGTGAATGGTGATGTTGGTGATGAAGATTTACTTCCTGGTTACCTGAATGACATTCCCAGGCATGGAATGTTTGTAAAAGACCTCATCCTCTTGGTTAATGACACAGCAGCAGTGGCTTATGACCCCACGGAAAATGAATGCTACCTTACTGCACTGGCTGAGCAGATTCCCAGAAATCATTCCAGCATCGTTACCCAGCAAAATCAGATATATGTGGTAGGAGGACTATAtgtggatgaagaaaataaggaTCAACCTCTACAGTCATACTTCTTCCAG ctcGATAGCATAGCATCTGAATGGGTTGGACTTCCACCTCTGCCTTCAGCCAGGTGTCTCTTCGGTCTGGGAGAGGTAGATGATAAAATCTATGTAGTTGCAGGCAAAGACCTTCAAACAGAGGCTTCGCTGGATTCAGTATTATGCTATGATCCTGT GGCTGCAAAATGGAACGAAGTAAAAAAACTCCCTATCAAAGTCTACGGCCATAATGTGATTTCACATAAAGGGATGATATATTGTCTAGGAGGAAAGACAGATGACAA AAAATGTACAAACAGAGTGTTTATCTTCAACCCCAAAAAAGGAGATTGGAAAGATCTGGCTCCAATGAAAACTCCTCGTTCCATGTTTGGAGTAGCAGTCCATAAAGGCAAAATTGTGATTGCAGGAGGTGTCACTGAAGATGGTCTTTCAGCTTCAGTTGAAGCTTTTGACCTTACAACAAATAA ATGGGATGTAATGACCGAATTTCCCCAAGAAAGAAGCTCCATCAGTTTGGTCAGCCTGGCTGGATCTCTGTATGCAATTGGTGGTTTTGCTATGATTCAACTGGAATCTAAAGAATTTGCACCCACTGAAGTCAATGACATATGGAA GTATGAAGATGATAAAAAGGAATGGGCTGGGATGTTGAAGGAAATACGTTATGCTTCAGGAGCTAGTTGCCTAGCAACACGTTTAAATCTCTTCAAACTGTCTAAACTGTGA